A single region of the Photobacterium sanguinicancri genome encodes:
- the dgoD gene encoding galactonate dehydratase, with protein sequence MKIIGYEKFIVAPRWGFLKIITDEGIVGWGEPSLEGRTHTVHTCVDELMEYLIGKDPRDIELHWNYLYRSTFYRGGPVMMSALSGIDQALWDIKGKALDVPAYQLLGGKCRDKIQTYSWIGGDRPDDVVRMAKERKELGFNAIKMNGTEELNFIDDFSKVDALLDRVQGLRDAMGKDFGIGIDFHGRVHKAMAKIMMKELEPMRPMFVEEPVLAEHFDCIHEIAQYGAIPIATGERLHSRWEFKKLLEHGGVDIIQPDVCHCGGLTELKKIASMAETYDVALAPHCPLGAIALASSVHIDTTCQNAIIQEQSIGIHYNKGNDVLDYIKNKDVFDFDHGYCLNLEGPGLGIEIDEGFMRDQHDKALTEPKWRNPHWTNKDGSFAEW encoded by the coding sequence ATGAAGATTATTGGCTACGAAAAATTCATTGTTGCTCCACGCTGGGGCTTTCTGAAAATCATCACTGATGAAGGCATTGTTGGCTGGGGTGAGCCGAGCTTAGAAGGGCGTACTCATACGGTGCATACCTGTGTCGATGAGTTGATGGAATACCTGATAGGTAAAGACCCGCGTGATATTGAATTGCATTGGAACTATTTATATCGCTCGACGTTTTACCGCGGTGGTCCAGTAATGATGAGTGCCTTATCTGGCATTGATCAAGCCCTGTGGGATATCAAAGGTAAAGCATTAGATGTACCTGCCTACCAGCTGCTAGGAGGAAAATGCCGTGACAAAATACAAACTTATTCATGGATTGGTGGTGATAGGCCAGATGATGTCGTTCGCATGGCAAAGGAGCGAAAAGAGTTAGGCTTCAATGCGATTAAGATGAATGGCACTGAAGAGCTCAACTTTATTGATGATTTTAGCAAAGTTGATGCGCTGCTTGATCGTGTTCAAGGCTTACGCGATGCCATGGGTAAAGACTTTGGTATCGGGATTGATTTTCATGGTCGTGTTCATAAAGCCATGGCAAAAATCATGATGAAAGAATTAGAGCCGATGCGCCCTATGTTTGTCGAAGAGCCGGTACTGGCTGAGCATTTCGATTGTATCCATGAAATTGCGCAATACGGGGCTATCCCGATTGCGACAGGCGAGCGCCTTCATTCACGCTGGGAGTTCAAAAAACTACTCGAGCATGGTGGCGTCGATATTATTCAGCCCGATGTGTGCCATTGCGGTGGGCTAACTGAGCTTAAGAAAATTGCCTCTATGGCTGAAACTTACGACGTGGCTTTAGCGCCACACTGTCCTTTAGGTGCGATTGCACTGGCCTCTTCAGTGCATATTGATACCACTTGTCAGAACGCCATCATTCAAGAGCAAAGTATTGGTATTCATTACAACAAAGGTAACGATGTATTGGATTACATCAAGAACAAAGATGTTTTTGATTTTGACCATGGTTACTGCTTGAACCTAGAAGGGCCGGGGCTTGGCATTGAAATCGACGAGGGCTTCATGCGGGATCAACATGATAAAGCGCTGACTGAACCTAAATGGCGCAACCCCCACTGGACTAACAAAGATGGTTCGTTTGCGGAGTGGTAA
- a CDS encoding TRAP transporter large permease codes for MDVFLITMFVFVALLAVGMPIAISIGMCTAFALMLADIPISFIAQIAFTSLDSFTYLAIPMFIMAGFVMEKGGLSKRIVNFAASLVGRTAGGLGIVTVVACMFFAAISGSSPATVAAIGSMMVPSMIEKGYNRHFAGALTASAGSLGILIPPSIPMIIYAVTAEISIGDMFLAGFIPGGMIGFGLILAVYLIAKKRGYKGQDEDFSLSKVKETFLEAKWALLTPVIILGGIYSGIFTATEAACITVIYTLIVSFFIHKEMTFKDLIPTVSRAALTTGCVIIILGFATAFARYLTISMIPQMIGEAILQFTDSPTLILLIFVALIMFTGLFIETAAQILIYTPLFLPILVELGVSPFHFGIILIVGTELALITPPVGVNLFVAKGITGSSMVQLTRAVIPFLISMLLVQIALVFMPGVITFLPDLFK; via the coding sequence ATGGATGTGTTTCTAATTACAATGTTTGTCTTTGTTGCACTACTTGCTGTTGGCATGCCCATTGCCATTAGTATTGGTATGTGTACCGCCTTTGCTTTGATGCTGGCTGATATTCCAATTTCTTTTATTGCTCAAATTGCTTTTACCTCACTGGACTCATTTACATACCTTGCCATTCCGATGTTTATTATGGCGGGTTTTGTGATGGAAAAAGGTGGGCTTTCTAAGCGCATCGTTAACTTTGCTGCCAGTTTAGTTGGGCGAACGGCGGGTGGGCTCGGCATTGTCACTGTGGTGGCGTGTATGTTCTTCGCTGCTATTTCTGGGTCATCACCAGCCACGGTTGCGGCGATTGGCTCCATGATGGTGCCTTCGATGATAGAAAAGGGCTATAACCGCCATTTCGCGGGGGCGTTAACGGCTTCGGCGGGTTCGCTTGGGATCCTTATTCCACCGTCGATTCCGATGATCATTTATGCGGTCACAGCTGAAATTTCGATCGGTGATATGTTCTTGGCGGGTTTTATTCCGGGCGGCATGATTGGTTTTGGGTTGATCCTTGCTGTTTATTTAATTGCTAAAAAGCGCGGCTATAAAGGTCAGGATGAAGACTTTTCCCTTTCGAAAGTGAAAGAGACGTTTCTTGAAGCTAAATGGGCATTGCTGACGCCTGTCATCATTTTAGGGGGGATTTACTCCGGTATTTTCACTGCCACGGAAGCGGCGTGTATCACGGTTATTTACACCTTGATTGTAAGTTTCTTTATCCATAAAGAAATGACCTTTAAAGATTTAATCCCCACGGTCTCACGGGCTGCGTTAACTACGGGTTGTGTCATTATCATCCTTGGTTTTGCGACTGCTTTTGCGCGTTATTTAACGATTAGCATGATCCCACAAATGATCGGTGAGGCTATTTTACAATTTACTGATAGCCCTACGCTTATTCTGCTGATCTTTGTTGCGTTAATCATGTTTACCGGTCTGTTTATCGAAACGGCGGCTCAAATCTTAATTTATACCCCTTTGTTCTTACCAATTTTGGTGGAGCTTGGTGTGAGCCCGTTCCACTTCGGCATCATCTTGATTGTGGGTACTGAGCTGGCATTGATTACGCCACCAGTCGGGGTGAATTTGTTTGTCGCTAAAGGGATCACTGGCTCGTCGATGGTTCAGCTAACTCGTGCTGTTATTCCATTTTTAATCAGTATGTTGCTTGTGCAAATAGCATTGGTGTTTATGCCTGGCGTTATTACTTTCCTACCCGATCTATTTAAGTAA
- a CDS encoding TRAP transporter small permease, with amino-acid sequence MNDKKTSFLDNIEEYISTFLFIALIILCFLQILFRFVFNFSLSWTEELSRYVFIALVYFSASLAVVRGAHVRVEVIDGFVKGKNKKILDSIVDLSFASFMVWVGYYGLELSVDALAIEQTTPALEWQAGWVYAIIPFTFYLIALRLVQRVYRRVTGKLEQEYALSEAEEALQKIKDERGNK; translated from the coding sequence ATGAATGATAAGAAAACTTCATTCTTAGACAATATTGAAGAATATATAAGTACGTTTCTTTTTATTGCTCTAATTATTCTTTGCTTTTTGCAAATATTATTTAGGTTTGTTTTTAATTTTTCTTTGTCGTGGACTGAAGAGTTATCCCGTTATGTGTTTATTGCGCTAGTTTATTTTTCAGCAAGTTTAGCTGTTGTTCGCGGAGCACATGTTCGAGTTGAAGTTATTGATGGGTTTGTAAAAGGTAAAAATAAAAAAATATTAGATTCAATTGTCGATTTATCGTTTGCCAGCTTCATGGTTTGGGTTGGTTATTATGGTTTGGAATTATCGGTTGATGCATTAGCGATAGAGCAAACAACACCGGCACTTGAATGGCAAGCAGGGTGGGTATACGCAATTATACCATTCACTTTTTATTTAATCGCCTTGAGATTAGTTCAACGAGTATATCGAAGAGTGACCGGTAAACTCGAACAAGAATATGCGCTAAGTGAAGCGGAAGAAGCCTTACAAAAAATTAAAGATGAGCGAGGAAACAAATAA
- a CDS encoding TRAP transporter substrate-binding protein: MKLSKIAALAAVPLMAMSLHVQAKTMRIGIGVPESHFEFAAMQKFEKYVEDNTDISVTIYPSNQLGNDQEALEQIKFNAVQMNLPSPAVLGNIVKDFNILTLPFIFPNDDVANQVVDGEWGQELSSKLEKAGYVGLGYGNFGFRHVTNNVRPIKTIADMDGLKLRTMQNKAHLDAFRSLGANPTPMAFSELFSSLQQGVVDGQENPYTNIYSQRLYEVQKYVSDTGHVYSWVVFVVGKKFYDGLTADEQATMQQAARVAIDHMRVSVKTQDEKSLQGMIDAGLVYTPLSPEVKAEMHEKVAPVVQKYADRINPDLYKKLTEEVTKLQ; encoded by the coding sequence ATGAAACTAAGTAAAATTGCTGCTCTAGCTGCTGTACCCCTAATGGCAATGTCGTTACATGTTCAAGCAAAAACTATGCGTATTGGTATTGGGGTACCTGAATCTCACTTTGAATTTGCAGCAATGCAAAAATTTGAGAAATACGTAGAAGACAATACTGATATCTCAGTAACTATTTACCCGAGTAACCAGTTAGGTAATGACCAAGAGGCATTAGAACAAATTAAATTTAATGCGGTTCAGATGAATTTACCATCACCGGCTGTGCTTGGTAATATTGTGAAAGATTTCAATATATTAACCCTGCCTTTTATCTTTCCTAATGATGATGTAGCCAATCAAGTTGTTGATGGTGAATGGGGACAGGAATTGTCTTCCAAGCTAGAGAAAGCTGGTTATGTGGGTTTAGGCTACGGTAACTTCGGTTTCCGTCATGTCACTAATAATGTTCGCCCGATTAAAACGATTGCAGATATGGATGGCTTGAAACTGCGCACTATGCAGAATAAAGCCCACCTTGATGCTTTCCGTTCGCTAGGCGCAAACCCAACGCCAATGGCATTCTCTGAGCTATTCTCATCACTTCAGCAAGGTGTTGTTGACGGTCAGGAAAACCCGTACACCAATATTTACTCGCAGCGCTTATATGAAGTTCAAAAATACGTGTCTGATACGGGCCATGTGTATTCTTGGGTTGTCTTTGTCGTCGGTAAAAAGTTCTACGATGGCCTGACAGCCGATGAGCAAGCCACTATGCAGCAAGCTGCTCGTGTTGCGATTGACCACATGCGAGTGTCGGTTAAAACCCAAGATGAGAAATCGTTGCAAGGTATGATAGATGCAGGCTTGGTTTACACCCCACTTTCACCAGAAGTAAAAGCCGAAATGCACGAGAAAGTCGCACCTGTTGTTCAAAAATATGCCGATAGAATTAACCCTGACTTATATAAAAAGCTGACCGAAGAAGTCACTAAGTTACAGTAA
- a CDS encoding 2-dehydro-3-deoxy-6-phosphogalactonate aldolase, which produces MNTEELRNNAWFKELPLIAILRGVEPSEVLDIANVLIDNGFRFIEVPLNSPDAVLSIKMLVEAYGEQAVIGAGTVTNIDKLMPVLEAGARLIVTPNMNPEVIRAARAHNCVVFSGVQTATEAFTAVDCGVTALKFFPAELIQPLGVKAIKSVLPPEMICCPTGGIEADAEQMKSYVDVGVDGFGLGSGLYKKGIKPSELSVRAKAYRDSWMSI; this is translated from the coding sequence ATGAATACTGAAGAGCTAAGAAATAATGCATGGTTTAAAGAGTTACCATTAATAGCAATATTACGCGGTGTTGAACCAAGTGAAGTTCTAGATATTGCTAATGTCTTAATTGATAACGGATTTAGATTTATTGAAGTGCCATTAAATTCGCCTGATGCTGTATTAAGTATAAAAATGCTTGTAGAAGCCTATGGCGAGCAAGCCGTTATTGGCGCAGGCACTGTGACCAATATTGATAAATTAATGCCAGTGCTTGAAGCGGGAGCACGATTAATAGTGACACCGAATATGAACCCAGAAGTGATTCGAGCTGCCCGTGCTCATAATTGTGTGGTGTTCTCTGGTGTACAAACCGCAACGGAAGCGTTTACCGCTGTAGATTGTGGTGTTACCGCATTGAAATTCTTCCCGGCAGAACTTATTCAGCCATTAGGGGTGAAGGCAATCAAATCAGTATTACCTCCTGAAATGATTTGCTGCCCTACTGGCGGTATAGAGGCAGATGCCGAGCAAATGAAGTCTTACGTTGATGTTGGCGTAGACGGCTTTGGCTTGGGGTCTGGCTTGTATAAGAAGGGCATAAAGCCCTCAGAGCTAAGCGTACGCGCGAAGGCGTATCGTGACAGTTGGATGTCCATTTAA
- a CDS encoding 2-dehydro-3-deoxygalactonokinase gives MKASWIAVDWGTTNFRAFLMSDTGECLDKIQQAKGLLSVEQDQFPHVFDELISRWNGIYGHLPVIMAGMVGSQQGWCEVPYVHTPASAQDLANNIHSVDLLSGNKAKIVSGVRCINAFGNPEVMRGEEIQLIGLGAIIKCDFNAILFGTHSKNAYWCDGKIENYSTVMTGELYSLLVNHSILGKSLPEQVFNKDVFIKGVEIGNKYPLNHVLFSARTFKLFDDVQDTNIHAYISGLLIGHEFIISNRLNKLYLVGSQKLASNYALALEHLNIEFDVIDGDECFLKGMTKIYSKDESNEY, from the coding sequence ATGAAAGCGAGTTGGATTGCAGTAGATTGGGGAACGACAAATTTTAGGGCATTTTTAATGTCCGATACGGGGGAGTGTCTAGATAAAATCCAACAAGCAAAGGGGCTGTTATCTGTAGAGCAAGATCAGTTCCCCCACGTGTTTGATGAGTTAATCAGTCGGTGGAACGGCATATATGGCCACTTACCTGTGATAATGGCCGGCATGGTCGGATCGCAGCAAGGATGGTGCGAAGTGCCTTACGTTCATACGCCGGCATCTGCACAAGACTTAGCGAATAACATACACAGTGTGGATCTTCTTTCTGGTAACAAAGCAAAAATTGTCTCTGGTGTTCGTTGTATTAATGCGTTTGGTAACCCTGAAGTCATGCGAGGGGAAGAAATTCAGCTTATTGGCTTAGGCGCAATAATAAAATGTGACTTCAACGCTATTCTATTTGGTACTCATAGTAAAAATGCTTATTGGTGTGATGGGAAAATAGAAAATTACTCAACGGTAATGACAGGTGAATTGTATTCTCTTTTGGTTAATCACAGCATATTAGGGAAATCATTACCTGAGCAGGTATTTAATAAAGACGTATTTATTAAAGGTGTTGAAATTGGTAATAAATATCCATTGAACCATGTGCTATTTAGTGCAAGAACCTTCAAGTTATTTGATGATGTCCAAGATACCAATATACATGCTTATATATCGGGGTTACTTATTGGGCATGAGTTTATAATATCAAATCGGTTGAATAAGTTATATTTAGTCGGTTCACAAAAGTTAGCATCAAATTATGCGTTGGCATTAGAACACCTTAATATCGAGTTTGATGTTATTGATGGTGATGAATGCTTTTTGAAAGGCATGACAAAAATCTATAGCAAGGACGAAAGCAATGAATACTGA
- a CDS encoding FadR/GntR family transcriptional regulator, with protein MTKSKSTLAINQIVCDILKERTPAGAYLKGENELALSLGVSRTSVRSALQTLASKGLITITPKVGSIANTPDQWNWLDHDVLRWVTEYKASDTFIPHLLEVRLMVEPNAAALAALNATGDNLAALERSYNMMASGLEHNDRVQINTGDIEFHKQLLLATKNPFLISLGDALTTTMEVSFSRTLEKDVLLSKPALDDHYYVMDAVRMRKPEDAREKMREIIMGAIAKTVKTLKGTDLIR; from the coding sequence ATGACAAAATCGAAATCAACCTTGGCGATAAATCAGATTGTCTGTGACATTTTAAAAGAGCGAACACCTGCTGGCGCATATTTAAAAGGTGAAAATGAACTAGCACTATCATTAGGTGTTTCTAGAACTTCAGTACGCAGTGCTTTGCAGACATTAGCAAGTAAAGGCCTAATAACCATAACGCCAAAAGTGGGCAGCATTGCAAATACGCCCGATCAGTGGAATTGGTTAGATCACGATGTACTACGTTGGGTGACGGAATATAAAGCATCCGATACTTTTATCCCGCATTTACTTGAAGTGCGCTTGATGGTGGAACCCAACGCAGCGGCACTGGCAGCTTTAAACGCAACAGGGGATAACCTTGCCGCACTTGAGCGAAGCTACAACATGATGGCCTCTGGGCTGGAACATAATGATAGGGTACAGATCAACACGGGTGATATTGAGTTCCATAAGCAGCTTTTGCTGGCGACCAAGAATCCGTTTTTGATTTCTCTCGGTGATGCCTTAACAACGACTATGGAAGTGTCTTTTTCCCGTACCTTAGAGAAAGATGTATTGCTCAGTAAACCCGCGCTGGATGACCACTATTATGTGATGGACGCGGTAAGAATGCGTAAACCTGAAGATGCTCGAGAAAAGATGCGTGAAATTATCATGGGGGCTATCGCGAAAACGGTTAAAACCCTTAAAGGTACTGATTTAATACGTTAG
- a CDS encoding DUF4145 domain-containing protein gives MQTQAMDIQQEQGNFAFLKEGLGELYTQACLAERYFANDPQSSLVKMRLFVEIACHDLGRHFSLRPPVHGELSNKIKMLDASGCIEGWVIDAMNSLRLEGNRSVHLTEINGNHVAKLEVSTLRMRQHMRNLHDIARYVAEKVLNTCCKQIPDWHQPLQCDISEHVAAALNGHRDSSFYLANRFYHELETMRSIKGTDRWWTKNAFADKQADLAYWLEKAHVQGHSETWLLFAKSYAKKLLQNVDQRDAKTCFKLAIKQDETGEAAYEYGRYLANHGETKLGLIFIKQAAEKGCSEALSSMLSKTVATDEYANWLHQALKFNVLEAYTCEAFRMLDVYENQPSEIAAKRIKSALVNAQARRSPGYQFVKAYAEQHVFNVITPECAAKIMVDHYKDLPEYLWYESKLFTQICQNSAYFSLVSELYQRAIYQADDEHQASEIKFRMAQLALAEFTTKKSVKTPADIPTMLKEAADAGHSEAREFINSTEGKAVMKRCGFRSSGNHQKSATSKDKQKRKRKLAKKAKRK, from the coding sequence ATGCAAACACAGGCAATGGATATACAGCAAGAACAAGGCAATTTCGCTTTCTTAAAAGAAGGGCTAGGCGAGCTTTATACCCAAGCTTGCTTAGCTGAGCGTTACTTTGCGAACGATCCTCAATCTAGCCTCGTAAAGATGCGATTATTCGTAGAAATTGCCTGCCATGACTTAGGTCGACACTTTTCATTACGCCCTCCTGTTCACGGTGAATTATCCAACAAAATTAAAATGCTCGATGCCTCTGGATGTATTGAGGGCTGGGTTATCGATGCGATGAATTCACTTCGTTTAGAGGGAAACCGCTCTGTTCATCTAACAGAAATTAATGGTAATCATGTTGCTAAGCTGGAGGTGTCCACACTGCGTATGCGCCAACACATGCGCAATCTTCATGATATTGCTCGCTATGTTGCTGAGAAAGTTTTGAATACCTGTTGCAAGCAGATCCCTGATTGGCATCAACCTTTGCAGTGTGACATCAGCGAACATGTCGCTGCAGCCTTAAATGGTCATCGTGATTCCAGCTTTTACCTTGCTAATCGCTTCTACCATGAACTTGAAACCATGCGTTCTATTAAAGGCACTGACCGTTGGTGGACTAAAAATGCATTTGCCGACAAACAAGCAGACCTCGCTTATTGGCTAGAAAAAGCGCACGTGCAAGGACACAGTGAAACTTGGTTATTGTTTGCGAAAAGTTACGCGAAAAAACTATTACAAAACGTCGATCAACGTGATGCAAAAACCTGCTTTAAGCTTGCCATCAAGCAAGATGAAACGGGAGAAGCCGCCTACGAATACGGTCGCTATTTAGCAAATCACGGTGAAACGAAACTAGGGCTGATTTTCATCAAGCAAGCTGCAGAAAAAGGCTGTAGTGAAGCGCTATCTTCGATGTTATCTAAAACGGTTGCTACAGATGAATATGCTAATTGGTTACATCAGGCTCTTAAATTCAATGTATTAGAAGCCTATACCTGCGAAGCCTTTCGTATGCTCGATGTTTATGAAAATCAGCCCTCAGAAATAGCTGCAAAGCGCATCAAATCAGCACTGGTGAATGCCCAAGCACGGCGTTCACCTGGCTATCAATTCGTGAAAGCCTATGCCGAACAGCATGTTTTCAACGTAATCACACCTGAATGCGCAGCAAAAATCATGGTTGATCACTATAAAGATCTCCCTGAGTACCTCTGGTATGAAAGTAAGTTGTTTACACAAATCTGCCAAAACAGTGCGTACTTCAGCTTGGTATCAGAGCTATATCAACGCGCTATTTACCAGGCGGACGATGAACACCAAGCGTCAGAAATTAAATTCCGTATGGCCCAATTAGCATTGGCTGAATTCACAACCAAGAAATCAGTTAAAACCCCTGCCGATATTCCAACGATGTTAAAAGAAGCCGCTGATGCTGGGCACTCAGAAGCAAGGGAGTTTATAAACAGTACGGAAGGAAAAGCCGTGATGAAACGCTGTGGCTTTCGTTCATCAGGTAATCATCAAAAAAGCGCCACCAGCAAAGATAAGCAAAAGCGTAAACGTAAACTGGCTAAAAAAGCGAAACGTAAATAA